Proteins encoded by one window of Halomonas sp. Bachu 37:
- a CDS encoding TAXI family TRAP transporter solute-binding subunit — MNALKYATAATLLAVALPASAQQLSIATGGTGGVYYPIGGGFAEMINEHIEGADATAEVTGASVENMGLIMRGDADLALVLADTAYQAYNGSGDFEERQIENARALASVYPNAVQLVTLAESDIESLADLEGKRVSVGAPGSGTELNARALLESNGISYEDFTSQRLNFNETADAIRDGDIDAGFWSVGPPTSSILNLAATRDIRLIGFSDEEIANAREDEPVFARYELAAGMYDGMDEAVQTIGIPNVLVVNSDMDEELAYQLTKLLFENTDELIAVHPAANDTTVEFTMESTPIPLHPGALRYFEEIDADIPDRLQP; from the coding sequence ATGAACGCATTGAAATACGCAACGGCGGCAACCTTGCTGGCCGTGGCACTTCCCGCTTCAGCGCAACAGCTTTCCATCGCCACCGGCGGTACCGGCGGCGTGTACTATCCCATCGGCGGTGGCTTTGCCGAAATGATCAATGAGCATATCGAAGGGGCTGACGCCACGGCGGAAGTGACCGGCGCCTCGGTGGAGAACATGGGCCTGATCATGCGCGGCGACGCCGACCTGGCGCTGGTGCTGGCGGACACCGCCTACCAAGCCTACAACGGCTCGGGCGACTTCGAGGAGCGCCAGATCGAGAATGCCCGGGCGCTGGCGTCGGTCTACCCGAATGCGGTGCAGCTGGTCACCCTGGCCGAGTCGGATATCGAGTCACTTGCCGACCTCGAGGGCAAGCGCGTTTCCGTGGGCGCGCCGGGTAGCGGCACCGAGCTCAACGCCCGCGCCCTGCTGGAATCTAACGGCATAAGCTACGAAGACTTCACTTCCCAGCGGCTCAACTTCAACGAAACCGCCGATGCCATTCGCGATGGCGATATCGACGCCGGTTTCTGGAGTGTCGGTCCTCCCACCAGCTCGATCCTCAACCTGGCGGCGACTCGGGATATTCGCCTGATCGGTTTCTCCGACGAAGAGATCGCCAATGCTCGTGAAGACGAGCCGGTATTCGCCAGGTATGAACTGGCTGCCGGCATGTACGACGGCATGGACGAGGCGGTGCAGACGATCGGTATTCCCAATGTGCTGGTGGTCAACTCGGACATGGATGAGGAACTGGCTTATCAGCTCACCAAGCTGTTGTTCGAAAATACCGATGAATTGATTGCCGTGCATCCGGCCGCCAACGACACCACCGTCGAATTCACCATGGAGTCCACTCCGATACCGCTGCATCCCGGCGCCCTGCGCTACTTCGAAGAGATCGATGCCGATATTCCCGATCGTCTGCAGCCCTGA
- a CDS encoding DUF1850 domain-containing protein, whose protein sequence is MHWRSFHSRPLPGRAVVLALVVLAVSIITGVPLHAETSFEQPFTASHLVVTDEHGERLVALAMPPGARWCVGWNHSVKGFPVHDCYRNVAGDMVLERSHQPDFAAGLGHIYGRGEQLSDGRGGYWIEHIDEPVPGNRYVLRVGSKEVDHRLLWQEDGTSRVHSLSAEAAGQRVTLQLIKPDNV, encoded by the coding sequence ATGCACTGGCGGTCTTTTCATAGTCGACCCTTGCCAGGGCGAGCCGTGGTGCTCGCCCTGGTTGTTCTGGCAGTGTCGATTATTACCGGCGTACCGCTGCACGCCGAGACATCATTCGAACAGCCATTCACGGCATCCCATCTCGTGGTGACCGACGAGCACGGCGAGCGCCTTGTTGCACTGGCCATGCCCCCGGGTGCGCGCTGGTGCGTGGGGTGGAACCACTCGGTAAAGGGGTTTCCGGTGCATGATTGCTACCGCAACGTGGCCGGTGACATGGTACTGGAGCGCAGCCATCAACCGGATTTTGCCGCCGGGCTGGGACATATCTACGGTCGCGGCGAGCAGCTCTCCGATGGCCGGGGCGGGTACTGGATCGAGCATATCGATGAGCCTGTGCCGGGCAATCGCTACGTACTGCGCGTCGGCTCGAAAGAGGTCGATCATCGCCTGCTATGGCAAGAAGACGGCACTTCTCGCGTCCATAGCCTCAGCGCGGAAGCGGCGGGGCAGCGGGTCACCTTACAGTTAATCAAGCCGGATAACGTCTGA
- a CDS encoding TRAP transporter permease, translating into MSESTQPPVTMPGGNAIQPGVVLRLITIVAVGLSLFQLYSAGIQPLGLFYQRSIHLALVMMLAILMFPVFGPNRKRGLLGWMIDLVFFAGAMITGGYLVFFLDEIINRAGFWNSTDILVSCIATVTVLEASRRAVGFGMTIIGVLAIVYAFAGPRGELPWLGQWLPGIMEHRGYGLERVAGQLYLGQEGIFGLPLGVAATYIFIFVLFGAFLESTGAGKFFIDMAYAATGRQRGGPAKAAVLASAGMGSISGSAIANVVTTGAFTIPLMKRLGYKSHQAGGIEAAASTGGQIMPPLMGAGAFLIAEYTNTPYLDVVKVSILPAIMYFATVYLFVHIIALKQGMQGMTKSELPQMRQVMRDGWHFLLPLAVLVWLLAMNLSPMRVGFIAVVTMVAVAVLRYAIWFLFIAPSQGQSVTFDSIKQVAGAGLAKLIEGLELGARNAVAVSMACAVAGIIVGVVGLTGLGLKFSSMMMAFSGGNLVLALVMVLLASLILGMGLPVTASYIVLIVLVGPALTAEFGVPLLIAHLVVFWYSQDSNVTPPIALAGFAGAAIAGSKPMETGFQAWKFAKGLYLIPLFMVFNPEIIVGGPLPVVLWNGVIAILALCAFAAALEGYLFTRMAWLPRLAITAAIVTVFYPNVIAEVAGVAVMLLAIGGNWLASRREGYSTSAG; encoded by the coding sequence ATGAGTGAATCCACACAACCCCCGGTGACGATGCCGGGCGGCAATGCGATTCAGCCGGGCGTGGTGCTGCGGCTGATCACCATCGTCGCGGTGGGACTGTCGCTGTTTCAGCTTTATTCGGCGGGTATCCAGCCGCTGGGGCTGTTTTATCAGCGCAGCATCCACCTGGCGCTGGTGATGATGCTGGCCATATTGATGTTTCCCGTGTTCGGACCTAACCGCAAGCGGGGTCTCCTCGGCTGGATGATCGATCTGGTCTTCTTCGCTGGCGCCATGATCACCGGCGGTTACCTGGTGTTCTTCCTCGACGAGATCATCAATCGTGCCGGCTTCTGGAACAGCACCGACATCCTCGTCTCCTGTATCGCCACGGTGACGGTGCTCGAGGCCAGCCGTCGGGCCGTGGGCTTCGGCATGACCATTATCGGCGTGCTAGCCATCGTCTACGCTTTTGCCGGTCCTCGCGGCGAGCTGCCGTGGCTGGGGCAGTGGCTGCCAGGCATCATGGAGCACCGCGGTTACGGGCTGGAACGCGTCGCTGGCCAGCTCTACCTGGGCCAGGAGGGAATCTTCGGCCTGCCGCTCGGTGTGGCGGCGACCTATATCTTCATATTCGTATTGTTCGGTGCGTTTCTGGAAAGTACCGGCGCCGGCAAGTTCTTCATCGACATGGCCTACGCCGCTACCGGCCGCCAGCGCGGCGGGCCGGCCAAGGCGGCGGTGCTGGCTTCCGCCGGGATGGGCTCCATTTCCGGCAGCGCGATCGCCAACGTGGTCACCACTGGCGCCTTCACCATTCCCTTGATGAAACGGTTGGGCTACAAGTCGCACCAGGCCGGAGGCATCGAGGCCGCCGCTTCCACCGGGGGGCAGATCATGCCGCCATTGATGGGGGCCGGCGCTTTCCTGATTGCCGAGTACACCAATACACCCTACCTGGATGTGGTCAAGGTCAGCATCCTGCCGGCGATCATGTACTTCGCCACGGTCTACCTGTTCGTGCATATCATCGCCCTCAAACAAGGCATGCAGGGCATGACCAAGAGCGAGCTGCCCCAGATGCGTCAGGTGATGCGCGACGGCTGGCACTTTCTGCTGCCCCTCGCCGTGCTGGTATGGTTGCTGGCGATGAACCTGTCGCCGATGCGCGTCGGGTTCATCGCCGTGGTGACGATGGTGGCGGTGGCGGTGTTGCGTTATGCCATCTGGTTTCTCTTCATTGCCCCATCGCAAGGCCAGAGCGTTACCTTCGACAGTATCAAGCAGGTGGCCGGCGCCGGGCTGGCCAAGCTAATCGAAGGCCTGGAGCTGGGCGCGCGCAACGCGGTGGCGGTTTCCATGGCATGTGCCGTGGCGGGGATCATCGTTGGTGTGGTCGGGCTGACCGGGTTGGGGCTGAAGTTCTCCTCGATGATGATGGCGTTCTCCGGCGGCAACCTGGTGCTGGCGCTGGTGATGGTACTGCTGGCCAGCCTGATACTGGGCATGGGGTTGCCGGTCACGGCGAGCTATATCGTCTTGATTGTGCTGGTCGGGCCCGCCTTGACCGCGGAATTCGGCGTGCCGCTGCTGATCGCACACCTGGTCGTGTTCTGGTACTCCCAGGATTCCAACGTGACGCCGCCCATCGCCCTGGCCGGTTTTGCCGGGGCGGCTATCGCCGGCAGCAAGCCGATGGAAACGGGCTTCCAGGCATGGAAGTTCGCCAAAGGGCTCTATCTGATTCCGCTGTTCATGGTGTTCAATCCCGAGATCATCGTCGGCGGGCCGCTGCCGGTGGTGCTGTGGAACGGGGTGATCGCGATACTGGCGCTGTGCGCCTTTGCCGCCGCGCTGGAAGGATATCTTTTCACGCGCATGGCGTGGTTGCCGCGCCTGGCCATTACGGCGGCGATAGTCACGGTGTTCTATCCCAACGTGATCGCCGAGGTGGCGGGTGTGGCCGTAATGCTGTTGGCCATCGGCGGGAACTGGCTGGCCAGCCGACGCGAAGGATATTCGACATCGGCCGGCTAA